One Verrucomicrobiia bacterium genomic window carries:
- a CDS encoding M4 family metallopeptidase, producing the protein MKYQTRKRVHLLALSVALMAASGLVTSQVRAQVSSTNQLELSRVLSTMRFYTGRGTTEPSRTNESPRLNFDSSGILRHLGASPGHAFMPQRTVPGQPGQTARFFIQDNRHPLGILSSNIDVTAFQTRESLSRTFVRLQQTYRGLPVFGGQMAVQLNNDLGVEFLSSDLGLEVNNADAQPQWIAPAITGPQAVAIVSTKVAAENPGVPFSTGAPQLMVYAPSVFDTTGPAQLVWVFVLGSDLEPDLDARWFINAHTGAIVARHALSHSALNRQIRNSNNTTNWPGTLVRSEGNPPTGNVDVDNAYTFLGQAYNWFQNNHSRDSYNGLGATINGTVRYCPNPASCPWGNAQWNSSSGRMRFGQGFATDDVTGHEFTHAVTEFTSGLVYENQSGAINESLSDIFGEFIDLSNANGNDNANIRWQMGEDLAGGAIRDMSFPNNQNDPDRVGSGNYVAAVPAGTGNNGNDFGGVHSNSGVNNKLCYLLVDGDTFNGQTVTGMGINAVADLYYEANANLLTSGSGWNDLFEALRQTAVNLGWNADQRNNLYRACRAVEIASPNNLYVDGTSNCLIKNGNQSCLGFVGPFETVVQGVVGAHPGDNLYIRGGTYSETLTFTEITTLRSYNGSAVIGD; encoded by the coding sequence ATGAAATATCAAACACGAAAACGGGTTCATCTTCTCGCGCTCTCCGTCGCGCTGATGGCAGCCAGCGGGCTGGTGACATCGCAGGTGCGGGCGCAGGTCAGTTCCACGAATCAACTGGAACTCTCGCGTGTGCTCTCGACCATGCGGTTTTACACGGGAAGGGGAACGACCGAACCCTCCCGCACCAACGAATCGCCGCGTTTGAACTTTGATTCGAGCGGCATTCTCAGGCACCTCGGGGCATCGCCCGGCCACGCCTTCATGCCACAACGCACTGTCCCTGGGCAGCCGGGCCAGACTGCGCGGTTCTTCATCCAGGACAACCGGCATCCGCTCGGCATCCTCAGTTCGAACATCGACGTGACCGCTTTTCAAACCCGCGAGTCGCTGTCACGAACCTTTGTTCGGCTGCAGCAAACCTACCGCGGCCTTCCCGTGTTCGGCGGACAGATGGCGGTCCAGCTCAACAACGATCTCGGTGTTGAATTCCTGAGTTCCGATCTCGGACTTGAAGTTAATAACGCCGATGCACAACCGCAGTGGATCGCGCCGGCGATCACGGGGCCGCAGGCTGTGGCCATTGTTTCCACGAAGGTTGCCGCAGAAAATCCCGGAGTGCCGTTCTCAACAGGCGCGCCTCAACTCATGGTCTACGCGCCTTCCGTGTTCGACACGACTGGGCCCGCGCAGCTTGTGTGGGTCTTTGTGCTGGGCAGTGACCTGGAACCCGACCTGGATGCGCGCTGGTTCATCAACGCGCATACAGGCGCAATCGTGGCGCGGCACGCATTGTCTCATTCAGCGCTCAACCGCCAGATTCGCAACTCCAACAACACGACGAACTGGCCCGGCACACTCGTGCGTTCGGAGGGCAATCCACCCACGGGGAACGTCGACGTCGACAACGCCTACACGTTTCTGGGCCAGGCTTATAACTGGTTCCAGAACAATCACAGTCGCGACAGTTACAACGGCTTGGGGGCGACCATCAATGGGACTGTTCGTTACTGTCCGAATCCCGCGAGTTGTCCCTGGGGAAATGCGCAATGGAATTCAAGTTCGGGACGCATGCGCTTCGGCCAGGGATTCGCGACGGACGACGTCACGGGCCATGAATTCACGCACGCGGTCACGGAGTTTACCTCGGGGCTCGTTTATGAAAATCAGTCGGGGGCGATCAACGAATCGTTGTCCGACATTTTTGGGGAATTCATCGACCTGTCCAACGCCAACGGCAACGACAATGCAAACATCCGCTGGCAAATGGGCGAGGACCTGGCGGGCGGCGCGATTCGTGACATGAGCTTTCCCAACAACCAGAACGATCCCGACCGAGTGGGCAGCGGCAATTATGTCGCGGCTGTTCCCGCAGGAACGGGAAACAACGGCAATGACTTCGGTGGTGTCCACAGCAACAGCGGCGTCAACAACAAGCTCTGCTACCTGCTCGTCGACGGCGACACCTTCAACGGCCAGACCGTAACGGGAATGGGCATCAATGCCGTGGCCGACCTGTATTACGAAGCCAATGCAAACCTTCTCACCTCAGGTTCGGGATGGAACGACCTGTTCGAGGCATTGCGCCAGACTGCAGTAAACCTCGGATGGAATGCCGATCAGCGAAACAATCTGTACCGCGCCTGCCGCGCGGTGGAGATTGCGTCGCCAAACAACCTTTACGTCGATGGCACGAGCAATTGCCTGATCAAGAATGGGAACCAGTCATGTCTCGGGTTTGTCGGTCCGTTCGAAACCGTGGTGCAGGGCGTCGTCGGGGCCCATCCGGGAGACAACCTCTACATTCGGGGCGGGACGTACTCGGAGACGCTGACGTTTACCGAGATCACAACGTTGCGATCTTACAACGGCAGCGCCGTCATCGGGGACTGA
- a CDS encoding sigma-70 family RNA polymerase sigma factor: MNPPEQNASPNTALGARFAATSWSNVIAAQRQGSPEAEAALERLCRTYWYPLYAYLRRKGHDSHRAQDLTQEFLYRLIKENYLEAADRRRGKFRSFLLASLNHFVSNQRDHDNAVKRGGRATVVSLDDTDSEGRFLREPASGMSPEKIFERNWFLSLFEEALSRLREEQSSAGKLELFTQLQSFVIEDAEPGDYTKAAPLVKMTPNAVAVTVHRMRERYKKLVYEEVVRTVADDSEIADELRRFFAVMEG; encoded by the coding sequence ATGAATCCTCCGGAGCAGAATGCCTCGCCCAACACGGCGCTCGGCGCGCGCTTTGCCGCGACTTCGTGGAGCAATGTCATCGCAGCGCAACGCCAGGGTTCGCCCGAAGCCGAGGCCGCGCTGGAACGTTTGTGCCGGACGTATTGGTACCCGCTGTATGCGTACCTTCGACGCAAGGGCCACGATTCGCATCGGGCGCAGGATCTCACGCAGGAGTTCCTTTACCGCCTTATCAAGGAAAACTATCTCGAGGCCGCCGACCGCCGCCGCGGCAAGTTCCGCTCGTTCCTTCTGGCGTCCCTCAACCATTTCGTTTCGAACCAGCGCGATCATGACAACGCTGTGAAACGCGGGGGACGCGCAACGGTTGTGTCACTGGACGACACCGACAGTGAAGGCCGCTTTCTGCGCGAGCCTGCATCGGGGATGTCTCCTGAGAAGATATTCGAGCGCAATTGGTTCCTGTCATTGTTCGAGGAAGCCCTGTCGCGCCTGCGGGAAGAACAGTCCTCGGCAGGCAAATTGGAATTGTTCACGCAACTGCAGTCCTTTGTGATCGAGGATGCCGAGCCTGGCGATTACACGAAGGCAGCGCCGCTGGTGAAGATGACACCCAATGCCGTCGCCGTGACCGTCCATCGGATGCGGGAGCGTTACAAGAAGCTGGTGTATGAAGAAGTCGTGCGGACAGTTGCCGATGATTCGGAAATCGCCGATGAACTGCGCCGCTTCTTTGCCGTGATGGAAGGATGA
- a CDS encoding thioredoxin family protein has product MVAVNSTMLPLGTDAPHFQLPDVSGRIVSIEEFRGKPLLVMFVCNHCPYVKHVRSELAQLGREFLPRDVAIVAISSNDATEYPQDGPELMKQEAKEAGYVFPYVYDATQSVAKAYRAACTPDFFLFDRDHKLAYRGQLDDSRPKNGIPVTGKDLRDALEAVLAGKPVSTTQKPSIGCNIKWRAGNQPDYF; this is encoded by the coding sequence ATGGTTGCTGTCAATTCCACGATGCTCCCTCTGGGCACAGATGCCCCGCATTTTCAATTGCCCGACGTGAGCGGCAGGATTGTTTCCATTGAGGAGTTCCGCGGCAAACCGTTGCTCGTCATGTTCGTCTGCAACCATTGTCCCTACGTCAAGCACGTGCGCAGCGAACTTGCGCAACTCGGCCGCGAATTTCTTCCGCGGGACGTGGCGATTGTCGCGATCAGTTCAAACGACGCCACCGAGTATCCGCAGGACGGTCCGGAGCTCATGAAGCAGGAAGCCAAGGAAGCGGGCTATGTTTTCCCTTATGTTTATGACGCGACCCAAAGTGTCGCAAAGGCGTATCGGGCCGCATGCACGCCGGACTTCTTCCTCTTCGACCGCGATCACAAGCTGGCGTACCGGGGGCAGCTTGATGACAGCCGGCCCAAGAATGGGATCCCAGTCACGGGCAAGGATTTGCGGGACGCGCTGGAGGCCGTGCTCGCGGGCAAACCGGTGTCAACAACTCAGAAGCCCAGCATCGGCTGCAACATCAAATGGCGCGCTGGCAACCAGCCGGATTACTTCTGA
- a CDS encoding SIS domain-containing protein, producing MTPLQRCIDESIATTRALSVFEPQLNQAAQMVRECLGQGRKLLVCGNGGSASDATHLATEFLCRFCDDRRPYPAISLTANGEFMTAVCNDYHSEEIFARQIWGLGQPGDVLIALTTSGKSRNVLRALEEARKRDIPSICFLGRDGGFTKGIATIEFIVQGQNTARIQEAQKLLYHALCEMVDSGLAKE from the coding sequence ATGACACCGCTCCAGCGCTGCATTGATGAATCGATCGCCACGACGCGCGCCCTTTCTGTGTTCGAACCGCAATTGAATCAGGCGGCACAGATGGTTCGCGAATGCCTGGGCCAGGGTCGCAAACTTCTCGTGTGCGGCAATGGCGGCAGCGCCTCCGACGCCACGCATCTCGCCACCGAATTCCTTTGCCGCTTCTGCGATGATCGGCGTCCTTACCCCGCGATTTCGCTGACTGCAAATGGCGAGTTCATGACGGCGGTATGCAACGACTATCACAGCGAGGAAATCTTTGCGCGCCAGATTTGGGGATTGGGACAGCCGGGTGATGTGCTGATTGCGCTCACGACGAGCGGGAAGTCCCGGAACGTTCTGCGTGCGCTGGAAGAAGCCCGCAAGCGCGACATTCCAAGCATTTGTTTCCTGGGCCGCGATGGCGGTTTCACCAAGGGGATCGCGACGATTGAGTTTATCGTCCAGGGGCAGAACACCGCGCGCATCCAGGAAGCTCAGAAGCTGCTCTACCATGCACTTTGTGAAATGGTGGACAGCGGTTTGGCGAAGGAATGA
- a CDS encoding excinuclease ABC subunit UvrC, whose product MTEIIRQKLSTLPHKPGVYLHKDRFGTVIYVGKARDLRKRVSQYFHPSRRMGWDLKFRAHVEAIHDFDFHLVRSEPEALLLESKLIKDLHPRYNVSFRDDKRYLMLKVNLNDPIPRFTLTRIKQQDGARYFGPFPNSGALRSTLSLVRRQYHLRGCRPLTPTERDYTHCLYAHLKFCTAPCINNVTREQYLEQVTAACDFLAGQCQEMQGQLETEMRKAAANQEYERAAELRDLIADLKRTTRKTEKFERMPYTLPLAIEPVRDLAQLAEALGLPEPPQRIEGFDISNISGTFAVASMVRFKSGRPDRANYRRFKIKSVTGQNDFAAIAEVVRRRYTRLLKEATGASTRPSEEGGEAVPQALQELVDDVSAASRNRPLNSESDASAAAVQQNRSPGEMPVAGKSNLPDLILIDGGKGQLNMACAELKKLGLEHIPIIGLAKEFEEIYRPGESEPLRLSHDTGALKLLQRVRDESHRFANTYNAQLRLKRISESILDEFPNIGERRKAALLKKFGSVQRIRIATEEQIAEVPGFGGKAAAELKAFLLARTV is encoded by the coding sequence GTGACGGAAATCATCCGCCAGAAACTCAGCACACTGCCGCATAAACCGGGCGTCTACCTGCACAAGGATCGCTTCGGAACGGTGATTTATGTCGGCAAGGCGCGGGACCTTCGCAAGCGGGTCAGCCAGTACTTCCACCCTTCCCGCCGCATGGGATGGGATTTGAAATTCCGGGCGCACGTGGAGGCCATCCATGACTTTGATTTCCATCTTGTGCGCAGCGAGCCCGAAGCGTTGCTGTTGGAAAGCAAGCTGATCAAGGACCTCCATCCGCGTTACAACGTCAGTTTTCGCGATGACAAACGGTACCTGATGCTGAAGGTCAACCTGAACGATCCCATCCCGCGATTCACGCTCACCCGCATCAAGCAGCAGGACGGCGCGCGTTACTTCGGCCCGTTTCCCAATTCCGGCGCGCTTCGCAGCACGCTCTCGCTCGTTCGCCGACAGTATCATCTTCGAGGCTGCCGCCCGCTGACTCCGACGGAGAGGGATTACACGCACTGCCTGTATGCGCATTTGAAATTCTGCACTGCGCCCTGCATCAACAACGTGACGCGGGAGCAATATCTCGAGCAGGTGACGGCAGCGTGCGACTTTCTCGCGGGCCAATGCCAGGAAATGCAGGGGCAGCTCGAAACCGAGATGCGCAAGGCTGCCGCAAACCAGGAGTATGAGCGAGCCGCTGAACTGCGGGACTTGATCGCCGACTTGAAACGCACGACGCGGAAAACAGAAAAGTTCGAAAGAATGCCTTACACGCTCCCGCTTGCCATCGAGCCTGTGCGTGATCTGGCGCAACTCGCGGAAGCCCTCGGCCTTCCAGAACCACCCCAGCGGATTGAAGGCTTCGATATCTCAAACATCAGCGGGACGTTCGCAGTCGCCTCGATGGTCCGATTCAAAAGCGGCCGGCCTGATCGCGCGAATTACAGGCGATTCAAGATCAAGTCTGTTACGGGACAGAACGATTTTGCAGCCATCGCAGAGGTGGTTCGCCGCCGTTACACACGGCTGCTGAAGGAAGCAACCGGCGCAAGCACGAGGCCGTCCGAAGAAGGCGGCGAAGCCGTGCCGCAGGCGTTGCAGGAACTGGTCGACGACGTCAGTGCTGCGTCGCGTAACAGGCCGCTGAACAGCGAGAGCGACGCCTCGGCCGCCGCTGTTCAGCAGAATCGTTCGCCCGGAGAAATGCCGGTTGCAGGCAAATCCAACCTGCCGGACTTGATCCTGATCGACGGTGGGAAAGGCCAGTTGAACATGGCGTGCGCGGAACTGAAAAAGCTCGGCCTGGAACACATTCCGATCATCGGCCTTGCAAAGGAGTTTGAGGAAATCTATCGGCCGGGCGAAAGCGAGCCACTGCGGCTGTCGCACGACACCGGCGCGCTCAAGTTGCTGCAGCGCGTGCGCGACGAATCGCATCGCTTCGCCAACACCTATAACGCGCAACTCCGCCTCAAGCGCATTTCCGAAAGCATCCTCGACGAATTTCCAAACATTGGCGAACGACGCAAGGCCGCGCTGCTCAAGAAATTTGGATCGGTCCAGCGCATCCGCATTGCAACTGAGGAACAGATCGCGGAAGTGCCGGGGTTCGGCGGAAAAGCTGCCGCGGAGTTGAAAGCGTTCCTCCTCGCGCGCACGGTCTAG
- a CDS encoding serine hydrolase, producing MLKLLIFSPPVGQAASCCTCSACFASRGTLDGTGTELRANAGCNRRRSVSSVTGMNGIVSNSAPGNPGLRALVASLLILSTLHTFAVNWVSRHNMTAASYQTEFNQWTQAPYNYRLISVCGYEQAGQARYAAVWEERAGPNWVTHPGMTEAQFDANNATYALQGYVPAFLSAFGIGNNVYYNAIWEHSPGADVVAETGLTHAGYQAFHAARIAQGYKLVHIWTCNAGGVDYYAGIWRKGETATYAVRTRRTSAQYQQEFNSLGNQGYQLIAVSAAVVSGQPLYAGLWKNPGNGSASFSHHGLTDQNYQAQSLNWNYQGYRPVFASAFTTASGPHFSAIFQRNGGLIPAHLALIDNAINGYMQSNGIPGLSLAISRNGRLVYAKGFGLADQSANEWVHPLHRFRIASVSKPITAAAVLKMRDLCGVSLDATVFGPGALLGESFGTPPYSNRERNITLRRLLQHTTGWTTDGIWQVGGDDPDAAIDWQLNDADGEPTSTPGTRYTYMNIGFCAAGRVIERRTGRTYEQFVKDELMAPSCVTEMEIGGSTLAQRKANEVVYYQSDGGSPYDLSPSRMDAHGGWIAKPLDLLLFLRRIDSSTNQAELLQPDSLTAMRTPSMAPGPGSGGTNYGLGLALGGSGWGHNGAMNGTIADLSYRNDGFGFAVACNIRPANDQFAGVVKAVINNAINALTTSNAWPAYDLFPCTVAPGEPPQTMAKTRDIYVDGACSSPIPNGQAGCTVLFGPYRNVNQGASAVCAGDRLWIRTGTYDEAVVLDRFTTVRSYDGAAVVGE from the coding sequence ATGCTCAAGCTTCTCATTTTCTCGCCGCCAGTCGGACAGGCCGCATCGTGTTGCACGTGCTCTGCATGCTTCGCCAGCCGCGGCACGCTCGATGGCACTGGCACGGAATTGCGCGCGAATGCGGGTTGTAATCGTCGGAGGTCCGTTTCTTCAGTAACAGGCATGAACGGAATTGTTTCAAACTCTGCACCCGGGAATCCCGGCCTCCGTGCCCTCGTTGCATCGCTCCTGATTCTTTCCACCCTGCACACGTTCGCCGTGAATTGGGTGTCGCGTCACAACATGACTGCCGCGAGCTACCAGACGGAGTTCAATCAATGGACGCAGGCCCCCTACAATTACAGGCTGATCTCGGTCTGCGGATACGAACAAGCGGGGCAGGCGCGCTACGCCGCTGTGTGGGAAGAACGGGCGGGGCCCAACTGGGTGACCCATCCCGGCATGACCGAAGCGCAGTTTGATGCAAACAACGCAACGTATGCGCTGCAGGGATACGTCCCGGCGTTTTTGAGCGCGTTCGGCATTGGCAACAACGTGTATTACAACGCCATTTGGGAGCACTCGCCCGGCGCCGACGTCGTTGCCGAGACTGGCCTGACACACGCAGGCTACCAGGCGTTTCACGCGGCTCGGATCGCCCAGGGGTACAAGCTCGTTCACATCTGGACCTGTAACGCGGGGGGCGTCGATTATTACGCGGGCATCTGGCGCAAGGGAGAAACCGCAACGTACGCGGTTCGCACGCGGCGCACTTCGGCGCAATACCAGCAGGAGTTCAACTCACTCGGCAACCAGGGTTACCAACTGATCGCGGTGAGCGCCGCCGTAGTCAGCGGACAGCCGCTCTATGCAGGCCTTTGGAAGAATCCGGGCAACGGCAGCGCCTCGTTCAGCCACCATGGCCTGACGGACCAAAATTACCAGGCACAGAGCCTCAACTGGAATTACCAGGGGTATCGGCCCGTGTTCGCAAGCGCGTTCACAACGGCGTCGGGCCCGCACTTCAGCGCCATCTTTCAGCGCAACGGAGGCCTGATCCCGGCGCACCTCGCGCTAATCGACAACGCCATCAACGGCTACATGCAAAGCAACGGCATTCCCGGCCTGTCCCTCGCCATCTCACGCAACGGGCGTCTCGTGTACGCGAAGGGCTTCGGGTTGGCGGATCAATCGGCCAACGAATGGGTGCATCCATTGCATCGGTTCCGAATCGCCAGTGTTTCCAAGCCGATCACGGCGGCCGCTGTTCTGAAAATGCGAGACCTGTGCGGTGTCAGCCTGGATGCCACCGTATTTGGCCCTGGCGCGTTGCTCGGTGAATCGTTTGGCACTCCACCTTACAGCAACCGTGAGCGCAACATCACCCTGCGCAGGCTCTTGCAACACACGACAGGATGGACGACGGACGGAATCTGGCAGGTCGGCGGCGATGATCCCGATGCAGCGATCGACTGGCAGCTCAACGACGCCGACGGCGAGCCCACTTCGACCCCGGGCACGCGCTACACTTACATGAATATCGGCTTCTGCGCAGCAGGGCGCGTGATCGAGCGCAGGACGGGGCGCACGTATGAGCAGTTTGTGAAGGACGAACTGATGGCGCCCTCTTGCGTGACGGAGATGGAAATCGGCGGCAGCACCCTGGCGCAGCGCAAGGCAAATGAAGTGGTTTATTATCAGTCGGATGGCGGATCGCCCTACGATCTCAGCCCTTCGCGCATGGATGCGCATGGAGGCTGGATTGCCAAGCCGCTGGATCTGCTGCTGTTCCTGCGGCGGATCGACAGCAGCACGAACCAGGCTGAATTGCTGCAACCCGACAGCCTCACGGCCATGCGAACGCCTTCAATGGCTCCGGGTCCCGGCAGCGGCGGCACTAATTATGGATTGGGACTCGCGCTCGGCGGCTCTGGCTGGGGCCATAACGGGGCAATGAACGGCACAATCGCGGATCTGAGCTATCGCAACGACGGTTTCGGATTCGCCGTCGCGTGCAACATTCGTCCTGCGAACGACCAGTTCGCAGGCGTCGTGAAGGCAGTCATCAACAACGCCATCAACGCGCTCACCACTTCAAACGCCTGGCCCGCCTACGACTTGTTTCCGTGCACTGTGGCGCCTGGCGAACCGCCGCAGACGATGGCCAAGACAAGGGACATCTACGTGGACGGTGCGTGCTCCAGTCCCATTCCCAACGGCCAGGCTGGTTGCACAGTGCTGTTTGGACCCTATCGAAACGTCAACCAGGGCGCCTCTGCAGTGTGCGCCGGAGATCGGCTCTGGATTCGGACGGGAACCTACGATGAAGCCGTTGTCCTGGATCGATTCACGACGGTGCGTTCGTATGACGGGGCTGCAGTCGTGGGCGAATGA
- a CDS encoding serine/threonine-protein kinase, with amino-acid sequence MIPSRAESNVPPATGRRGWRTAVLAGVACAAIGLGCIRWAHELVYLSYDLLFFFRIAHAPEEVVVVYLDDRSHAELVQTGTAGWDRNLHAELVDRLTAARARMVVFDILLNLPATPEANSNLARAITANGQVVLAAALESVFRPQVEARSAVLPLPEFLKAAAGWGITEMMTPEKAVARQYYVGTETLPGLPRRAAELLGVTLDNTDETQLANTWLNYYGPALTLKNVSYSDALGEEPMQTFRDRVVFVGARPRTLQPGDEADAFKTPHTLWRDQFMPGVEIGATAFLNILRNDSLRLLTWKAQVVIVLLSGLLLGGIIGWLRPIHAFGAAVGAIFFLVAAAVHQAGNHVWFPWTVICFAQIPAALAWTMGRHAYRLKFEKEVLERTLEHSRVSPSQSKTSLGPAIPDHTLLRCVGRGAYGEVWLARNAIGAFHAVKIVQRRAFTSDDPFEREFRGLQRFMPISRSHPGFVNVLHVGRVEEPSYFFQIMEAADDETRGQQIDPEKYSPRTLARELMRRGQLPPAECVELGLALSLALEHLHRQQLVHRDIKPGNIIYVNGTPKLADIGLVADQAVNGNDNSLVGTEGYIPPEGPGTASADIYALGKLLYEAAMGRDRLLFPEVPTAVWEERDDSAIRRLNEVIGKACASNPSERYASAGEMHAALLPLRAPS; translated from the coding sequence ATGATTCCCAGCCGCGCAGAGTCGAATGTTCCGCCTGCAACAGGCAGGCGCGGCTGGCGTACTGCGGTGCTGGCAGGCGTGGCCTGCGCCGCAATTGGGCTGGGCTGCATTCGATGGGCGCACGAGCTGGTTTACCTCAGTTACGACCTGCTCTTCTTTTTCCGCATTGCCCATGCTCCCGAGGAAGTGGTGGTTGTGTATCTCGATGACCGCTCGCACGCTGAGTTGGTTCAAACGGGCACCGCGGGATGGGATCGGAATCTGCATGCCGAACTGGTGGACAGATTGACCGCGGCCCGCGCCCGCATGGTTGTTTTTGACATACTGCTCAATCTTCCTGCGACTCCAGAAGCCAACAGCAATCTCGCCCGCGCGATCACCGCCAACGGCCAGGTGGTGCTTGCCGCCGCGCTGGAATCGGTGTTTCGCCCCCAGGTTGAAGCGCGCAGCGCGGTGCTGCCTTTGCCTGAATTTTTGAAGGCCGCCGCTGGGTGGGGCATCACGGAAATGATGACGCCCGAGAAGGCGGTGGCGCGGCAATATTACGTGGGAACTGAAACCCTTCCCGGGCTGCCGCGCCGGGCCGCCGAGTTGCTCGGCGTCACGCTGGACAACACCGATGAAACCCAGCTGGCGAATACGTGGCTGAACTACTACGGGCCGGCATTGACGTTGAAAAATGTGAGCTACTCGGATGCGCTGGGCGAAGAGCCAATGCAAACGTTCCGCGACAGAGTCGTTTTTGTCGGCGCCCGCCCACGGACACTGCAACCCGGCGACGAGGCCGACGCCTTTAAAACACCGCATACGCTCTGGCGCGACCAATTCATGCCGGGTGTTGAAATCGGGGCCACAGCGTTTCTGAACATTCTGCGCAACGACAGCTTGCGTCTGCTGACATGGAAGGCGCAGGTGGTGATTGTCCTGCTCTCGGGCTTGCTGCTAGGAGGAATCATCGGATGGCTGCGGCCGATACACGCGTTCGGCGCCGCAGTCGGTGCGATTTTTTTCCTGGTCGCCGCAGCCGTCCACCAGGCAGGCAATCACGTCTGGTTTCCATGGACAGTCATCTGCTTCGCACAAATTCCGGCCGCGCTCGCATGGACCATGGGAAGGCACGCGTATCGCCTGAAGTTCGAAAAGGAAGTCCTGGAGCGCACGCTGGAACACAGCCGCGTTTCCCCAAGCCAATCAAAAACATCGCTCGGTCCCGCCATTCCCGATCACACGCTGCTGCGTTGTGTGGGGCGCGGCGCCTATGGCGAAGTCTGGCTTGCGCGCAACGCCATCGGCGCTTTCCACGCCGTCAAGATCGTGCAGCGCCGCGCGTTCACATCGGACGATCCGTTTGAGAGAGAGTTCCGCGGCCTCCAGCGGTTCATGCCCATTTCTCGGTCGCATCCGGGCTTCGTCAATGTGCTCCACGTTGGGCGCGTTGAGGAACCCAGCTACTTTTTCCAGATCATGGAAGCGGCCGACGACGAAACGCGCGGACAACAGATTGATCCTGAAAAGTATTCCCCGCGCACGCTCGCAAGGGAACTGATGCGCCGCGGGCAGCTTCCGCCCGCGGAATGCGTGGAACTCGGCCTGGCCCTGAGCCTGGCACTGGAACATCTGCACCGCCAGCAGCTGGTGCATCGCGACATCAAACCGGGGAACATCATCTACGTGAACGGCACTCCGAAGCTGGCCGATATCGGACTGGTGGCCGATCAGGCCGTGAATGGAAACGATAACTCACTCGTTGGAACGGAAGGGTACATTCCCCCCGAAGGGCCAGGCACCGCTTCAGCCGATATCTACGCCCTCGGAAAGTTACTTTATGAAGCCGCGATGGGACGCGATCGATTGCTTTTCCCGGAGGTTCCCACCGCTGTTTGGGAGGAGCGGGATGACAGCGCGATACGTCGGTTGAACGAGGTGATTGGCAAGGCCTGCGCATCGAATCCCTCCGAACGCTACGCCTCAGCAGGGGAGATGCACGCAGCATTGCTGCCGTTGCGCGCGCCGTCGTAG